From one Luteolibacter sp. SL250 genomic stretch:
- the mrdA gene encoding penicillin-binding protein 2, with translation MLKFRPFHGLLAAAITSGPMLPAQDLASKEVAGIAPPVGKSASDGSIQSRKDARTITLKIPAPRGQIVDREGNPFAQNEVAYQVALQYKQFEVADQDFVVNWGRQRLDALQGLVKNSIPKTDAELYDHYRHRRWLPLLVSGQMSAKEAKAIEPKLTAGLTLQAVYRRHYPGGDSAAHIVGYTGSVGKLPTGPINFNEPLWEESEGRAGLEKLFDKELTGEPAMKKLLFDESGAKLQEEQVGRPKPGGTVVTTLNLKWQKLAEEVLRKGCKRGALVVIDVVTGEVLVMASRPSFDLNKFIPGISETDYAALNEDPAAPLHGRAFQSLYPPASTFKPLVALAALDNGVVTENSTVYCPASIRIGNHVFHNHNKRAEGSINVKRAIARSTNPWFYQVGIDVGPTSFLDIARRLGMGSKTGLPLVGEAEGLVPNDQYMMRVHKRRILDGDTANMSIGQGDLLTSPLQVAQAMAGIANGGVLPKLQLVSQVQDTRGKVVRATLPERRNWLGTKPEAVEIVREGMRDVVNSGYGTGRSAGLSYTTLCGKTGTAQWGPPSKNQRLAWFAGFLPFDNPRYAFAVLYEGRPNEVVSGGRMAAPMVRNFFEPIKDDIKDIIAPPKKALLVVEESGENLENAESPEGGEAPLINPDGTLVEEPRRALIVEEEEMEDAPAPEDMPIRALPVGEDEEVNDAGVVD, from the coding sequence ATGTTGAAATTCCGCCCATTCCACGGACTTCTGGCCGCCGCCATCACCAGCGGACCAATGCTTCCGGCACAGGATCTCGCTTCAAAGGAAGTGGCGGGCATCGCACCGCCGGTCGGCAAGTCGGCCAGTGACGGATCCATCCAGTCCCGGAAGGATGCCCGGACCATCACTCTCAAGATCCCCGCTCCGCGTGGGCAGATTGTTGACCGTGAGGGCAATCCGTTCGCCCAGAACGAGGTGGCCTACCAAGTGGCGCTGCAATACAAGCAATTCGAGGTGGCGGACCAGGATTTCGTGGTGAACTGGGGCCGGCAGCGTCTGGATGCCCTCCAGGGGCTGGTGAAAAACTCGATCCCGAAGACGGACGCGGAGCTTTATGACCACTACCGCCACCGCCGCTGGCTGCCGTTGCTGGTATCCGGCCAGATGAGCGCGAAGGAGGCCAAGGCGATTGAGCCGAAGCTGACGGCGGGGCTCACGCTGCAGGCGGTGTACCGCCGCCACTATCCCGGTGGGGACTCCGCGGCGCACATTGTCGGTTACACGGGCAGTGTGGGCAAGCTGCCCACCGGGCCGATCAATTTCAACGAGCCGCTGTGGGAGGAAAGTGAGGGGCGCGCCGGGCTGGAGAAACTTTTCGACAAGGAACTGACCGGGGAGCCCGCGATGAAGAAGCTGCTGTTCGACGAGAGCGGCGCGAAGCTCCAGGAGGAACAGGTTGGGCGTCCGAAGCCGGGTGGCACCGTGGTCACCACGCTGAACCTGAAGTGGCAGAAGCTGGCGGAGGAGGTGCTGCGGAAAGGCTGCAAGCGTGGTGCGCTGGTGGTGATCGACGTTGTGACCGGAGAGGTTCTGGTGATGGCGTCCCGTCCTTCGTTTGATCTCAACAAGTTCATCCCCGGAATCAGCGAAACCGACTATGCGGCGCTGAATGAGGATCCCGCAGCCCCCTTGCATGGCCGGGCGTTCCAGTCCCTCTATCCTCCCGCCTCCACGTTCAAGCCGCTGGTGGCCCTTGCCGCACTGGACAACGGTGTGGTGACGGAGAATTCGACCGTCTACTGCCCCGCGTCGATCCGGATCGGGAACCACGTGTTCCACAACCACAACAAGAGGGCGGAGGGTTCGATCAATGTGAAACGTGCCATCGCCAGGTCCACCAACCCTTGGTTCTACCAGGTGGGCATCGATGTGGGGCCGACGTCGTTCCTTGATATCGCCCGGCGCCTCGGCATGGGATCGAAGACCGGATTGCCGCTGGTGGGTGAGGCGGAGGGGTTGGTCCCGAACGACCAGTACATGATGCGTGTCCACAAGCGCCGGATCCTGGACGGAGACACCGCGAACATGTCCATCGGCCAGGGGGACCTGCTGACGTCTCCGCTGCAGGTTGCGCAGGCCATGGCAGGCATCGCCAACGGCGGGGTACTGCCGAAGCTCCAGTTGGTCAGCCAGGTGCAGGACACCCGTGGCAAGGTCGTGCGCGCCACCCTGCCAGAGCGGCGGAACTGGCTGGGAACGAAGCCGGAAGCGGTGGAGATCGTTCGTGAGGGCATGCGGGACGTGGTGAACTCCGGCTACGGCACGGGCCGCAGTGCGGGTCTCAGCTACACCACGCTGTGTGGAAAGACCGGCACGGCCCAGTGGGGGCCTCCGTCCAAGAACCAGCGGCTGGCGTGGTTCGCGGGATTCCTTCCGTTCGACAATCCCCGCTATGCGTTCGCGGTTCTCTACGAAGGCCGGCCGAACGAAGTGGTTTCCGGCGGCAGGATGGCGGCGCCGATGGTGAGGAACTTCTTCGAGCCGATCAAAGACGACATCAAGGACATCATCGCCCCGCCGAAGAAGGCGCTTCTTGTGGTCGAGGAGTCCGGAGAGAATTTGGAGAATGCGGAAAGTCCGGAGGGAGGGGAGGCTCCCTTGATCAATCCTGATGGCACACTGGTGGAGGAGCCAAGGCGGGCGCTGATCGTCGAGGAGGAGGAGATGGAAGATGCTCCTGCTCCGGAAGACATGCCCATCCGTGCTCTTCCCGTGGGGGAGGATGAGGAAGTGAATGACGCCGGGGTGGTGGACTAG
- a CDS encoding helix-turn-helix transcriptional regulator: MKAEDYRAIHAELPELYRLRDAAALPGVMLEAIRRLIPCLFCTYNHVSQRTGALVAAYHPADWQPRMEAIMPRMAPHIGSHPVYRNVYDNGDSSPHFVSDFASEEEWSITPFASALETIGVRDSLIFCLHTSHQDLIFIALNRGERSFSEDDREMAAYLRPHLTAAFENAAAFTEAQALALLSARAIEQSSQGVALVDRHGNILHINAPGSDLLRRFFPHGSSWKAILPDLLKTWLERQMAPTPAPAEPLLVETDGARLSIRSATLANDRFVILFQESDPRGNARRLQSLGLSSREAEVLLWVSEGKSNDEIGTILGISPRTVAKHLELIFRKIKVETRVAAALRAKEVCPG, encoded by the coding sequence TTGAAAGCAGAGGACTACAGGGCCATTCATGCGGAACTTCCGGAGCTCTACCGGCTGCGCGACGCCGCCGCCCTGCCGGGCGTGATGCTGGAAGCCATCCGCAGGCTGATTCCCTGCCTTTTCTGCACTTACAACCACGTCAGCCAGCGGACGGGAGCCTTGGTCGCCGCCTATCATCCTGCGGACTGGCAGCCACGCATGGAAGCGATCATGCCAAGGATGGCACCGCACATTGGCAGTCATCCGGTCTACCGGAACGTCTATGACAACGGCGACAGCAGCCCGCATTTCGTCTCTGATTTTGCCAGCGAGGAGGAATGGAGCATCACTCCTTTCGCCAGCGCGCTGGAGACGATCGGAGTCCGCGACAGCCTGATCTTCTGCCTCCACACATCCCACCAGGATTTGATATTCATCGCGCTGAACCGGGGGGAGCGTTCGTTTTCCGAGGATGACCGTGAAATGGCGGCCTATCTGCGGCCCCATCTCACCGCCGCTTTCGAGAACGCCGCCGCATTCACGGAGGCCCAGGCCCTGGCCCTGCTGTCCGCACGGGCGATCGAGCAGTCTTCACAAGGAGTCGCGCTGGTTGACCGCCACGGAAACATCCTCCACATCAACGCTCCCGGCAGTGATCTGCTCCGGCGTTTCTTTCCTCATGGCTCGTCCTGGAAAGCCATACTCCCGGATCTGTTGAAGACGTGGCTGGAGCGCCAGATGGCACCTACACCCGCCCCCGCCGAGCCCCTGCTGGTGGAGACGGATGGTGCGCGTCTTTCGATCCGTTCCGCCACCCTGGCCAACGACCGCTTCGTCATCCTCTTCCAGGAAAGCGACCCTCGCGGCAATGCGAGGAGGTTGCAATCCCTCGGCCTCAGCAGCCGGGAGGCCGAAGTCCTGCTCTGGGTGAGCGAGGGCAAGAGCAACGACGAGATCGGCACCATCCTGGGCATCAGCCCGCGCACGGTCGCCAAACATCTCGAATTGATCTTCAGGAAAATCAAAGTGGAGACCCGCGTCGCCGCAGCCCTGCGGGCAAAAGAGGTCTGCCCGGGCTAG
- a CDS encoding SDR family oxidoreductase, with protein sequence MSDHYSCALITGASAGLGEEFAFQLAPRVHKMVLVARREERLAVIADRLRERFPHVAVAVFSADLTLPSHREQLVDLLEQRGFIPDLLVNNAGMGDYGEFANADWDKLDAMLQLNITALTHLTHALLPHMMNRGYGAVVNVSSLASLLPIPDFAVYAATKAYVTSFSEALRIEAREYGISVLAVCPGPVHTEFGEVARQNGGDSDMPGREWFYVDKEQVVAESISALDADKARVYTGWQVAAAAVLISAVPLVLLRLILGTRPRRG encoded by the coding sequence ATGTCTGACCACTATTCATGCGCCCTGATCACTGGGGCCTCCGCGGGCCTCGGTGAGGAGTTCGCCTTCCAGCTCGCGCCACGGGTTCACAAGATGGTTCTGGTGGCGCGGCGGGAGGAGCGGCTCGCCGTCATCGCGGACCGTCTGCGGGAGAGGTTCCCGCATGTGGCCGTCGCGGTTTTTTCGGCGGACCTGACCCTGCCATCCCACCGGGAGCAGCTTGTCGATCTGCTGGAACAGCGAGGTTTCATCCCGGACCTGCTCGTCAACAACGCGGGCATGGGCGACTACGGGGAGTTCGCCAATGCTGACTGGGACAAGCTCGATGCGATGCTGCAGCTCAACATCACGGCGCTGACCCACCTGACACACGCTTTGCTGCCGCATATGATGAACCGCGGCTATGGTGCGGTGGTGAATGTCAGCTCGCTGGCCAGCCTGCTGCCCATTCCGGACTTCGCCGTCTATGCGGCGACGAAAGCCTACGTCACCAGTTTTTCCGAAGCTCTGCGCATCGAGGCCCGCGAATACGGCATCTCCGTGCTGGCGGTCTGCCCAGGACCGGTCCACACGGAGTTCGGCGAAGTCGCCCGCCAGAACGGCGGCGATTCCGACATGCCGGGCCGCGAGTGGTTTTACGTGGACAAGGAACAGGTGGTTGCGGAGTCCATTTCCGCGCTGGATGCGGACAAGGCCAGGGTCTATACCGGCTGGCAGGTGGCCGCCGCCGCCGTGCTGATTTCCGCGGTTCCCCTTGTCCTTCTCCGGTTGATCCTCGGAACGCGGCCCCGCCGGGGTTGA
- a CDS encoding GNAT family N-acetyltransferase, with translation MKDARESMDEDPPRVESATIEDLPALVELVMELFSKSKDFAPDHDVQEKGLQLILEQPSRGRIFVLRNNHRIFGMVNLLFTISTARGGFVILMEDVIVHPDHRGQGYGRMLLQHVVEFAKQKNFKRITLLTDKISEESQEFFAKNGFEYSNMIPMRRIID, from the coding sequence ATGAAAGACGCCCGTGAGTCGATGGACGAGGATCCGCCAAGGGTGGAGTCCGCGACCATCGAGGACCTGCCAGCCCTTGTGGAGCTGGTGATGGAGTTGTTCTCCAAGTCGAAGGACTTCGCCCCTGACCATGATGTCCAGGAAAAGGGCCTCCAGTTGATCCTGGAGCAGCCGAGCCGCGGGCGCATCTTCGTCCTGCGGAACAACCACCGTATTTTCGGCATGGTGAACCTGCTGTTCACCATCTCCACCGCGCGGGGCGGCTTCGTGATCCTGATGGAGGACGTCATCGTCCATCCGGACCACCGCGGCCAAGGCTACGGGCGGATGCTGCTCCAGCACGTGGTGGAGTTCGCGAAGCAGAAGAATTTCAAGCGCATCACTCTCCTGACGGACAAGATCAGCGAGGAATCCCAGGAGTTCTTCGCCAAGAACGGCTTCGAGTATTCGAACATGATCCCCATGCGGCGGATCATCGACTGA
- a CDS encoding DUF2071 domain-containing protein codes for MGAVAPTDELRLEMRQRPSGRPVMFQRWSELLFLHWKIEPAEIQRRLPEGLHVDTFGGEAWIGVVPFFMERIRPVGLPAVPWLSWFLELNVRTYVHDDLGRPGVWFFSLDCNQPLAVEFARKFFHLPYQHARMSAERIGGEILYHSRRRGAGHPIATFRYARTVDAVPAGEGTLEWFLAERYLLFSTNRAGRIFTGQVNHTPYRIAPASCLEWSVEPLRLNGFADPGRPPDSMLLADAVDVAVFPLRRA; via the coding sequence GTGGGTGCCGTAGCTCCAACGGATGAGCTGAGGTTGGAGATGCGGCAGCGTCCGTCGGGCAGGCCCGTCATGTTCCAGCGGTGGTCGGAGCTGTTGTTCCTGCATTGGAAGATCGAACCTGCGGAAATCCAGCGGCGTCTGCCGGAGGGGCTGCATGTGGATACGTTCGGCGGGGAGGCGTGGATCGGAGTGGTGCCGTTTTTCATGGAGCGCATCCGTCCGGTGGGGCTGCCGGCGGTGCCATGGCTGTCGTGGTTCCTGGAGCTGAACGTGAGGACCTATGTGCATGACGATCTGGGGCGGCCGGGCGTGTGGTTTTTCTCCCTGGACTGCAACCAGCCGCTCGCGGTGGAGTTCGCCCGGAAATTTTTCCATCTGCCCTACCAGCATGCGAGGATGAGTGCGGAGCGGATTGGTGGCGAGATCCTGTATCACAGCCGTCGCAGAGGTGCCGGGCATCCCATCGCCACTTTCCGTTATGCGAGGACGGTGGATGCCGTGCCAGCGGGAGAGGGTACCTTGGAGTGGTTTCTCGCCGAGCGGTATCTACTTTTTTCGACGAACCGCGCCGGGCGTATTTTCACCGGGCAAGTGAACCACACGCCCTACCGGATCGCCCCTGCAAGCTGTCTGGAATGGTCGGTGGAGCCACTGCGCTTGAACGGCTTCGCGGATCCCGGACGCCCGCCGGACTCCATGCTCCTCGCGGATGCGGTGGATGTGGCGGTGTTTCCGCTGAGGAGGGCGTAA
- a CDS encoding biotin--[acetyl-CoA-carboxylase] ligase: MDEFSAIAPDLPEPFRLLIKQTVDSTNDEVRRLADQGMPEGLIVITDHQTQGRGRRGAAWFSPPGESLAFSVLLRPDVPKALWPRLALVAGLAVAEALEEYIPLVGIKWPNDVWAGGKKIAGILVEAGRDFAVVGIGLNVNTLAFPDEVAQTATSLALEMGREVPRAEMLAAIIRRLSLRRHQIGTEFGEIINSIRLRCVLTGQDVSLTAASGPLSGTVEGISPQGELLLRTTAGLQPLLQADEVRITGHSGQTAT; this comes from the coding sequence GTGGACGAGTTCTCCGCCATCGCCCCGGATCTCCCGGAACCATTCCGCCTGCTGATCAAGCAGACCGTGGACTCCACGAACGATGAAGTCCGCCGTCTGGCCGACCAAGGTATGCCGGAAGGGCTGATCGTCATCACCGACCACCAGACGCAGGGCCGTGGCCGGCGGGGTGCCGCGTGGTTTTCGCCTCCGGGGGAATCGCTGGCCTTTTCCGTGCTGTTGCGTCCGGACGTGCCGAAGGCACTGTGGCCGCGTCTCGCCCTGGTCGCCGGTCTTGCGGTCGCGGAGGCGCTGGAGGAATACATTCCCCTCGTCGGCATCAAGTGGCCCAACGACGTGTGGGCCGGGGGAAAGAAGATCGCCGGCATCCTGGTGGAGGCCGGGCGGGACTTCGCCGTCGTCGGCATCGGGCTGAATGTGAACACCCTCGCCTTTCCCGATGAGGTCGCGCAAACAGCCACCTCGCTCGCCCTCGAAATGGGGCGCGAGGTTCCGCGCGCGGAGATGCTCGCAGCCATCATCCGCCGCCTTTCTCTCCGCCGCCACCAGATCGGCACGGAATTCGGGGAAATCATCAACTCCATCCGCCTCCGCTGTGTGCTGACCGGTCAGGACGTTTCGCTCACCGCCGCATCCGGCCCCCTGTCCGGAACGGTGGAAGGCATCTCCCCGCAGGGCGAACTGCTGCTGCGCACGACCGCCGGGCTGCAGCCTCTCCTGCAAGCGGACGAGGTGAGGATCACAGGACATAGTGGACAGACCGCCACCTGA
- the nadC gene encoding carboxylating nicotinate-nucleotide diphosphorylase produces the protein MSQTLIDLALAEDIGAGDVTSLYFIPEERKARAFVAVRKEGVVSGVETAARVFATVDPSLDVEILIHDGSKVASGALLIRVEGSARSILTAERTALNFLQRLSGVATMTARYVEEVRGTNARILDTRKTTPGFRLLEKKAVADGGGTNHRIGLYDRAMVKDNHLVAEGGPAVIQAAIHKLREERPGVEVELEADSLEQVRTFLSMDGVDHILLDNMTLSQLREAVEARGESHKPFLEASGGVTLATLRDIAETGVDFISVGAVTHSAPSLDVGLDFTPV, from the coding sequence ATGTCCCAGACACTCATTGATCTCGCCCTTGCCGAGGATATCGGCGCGGGTGATGTCACCTCGCTCTATTTCATCCCGGAAGAACGCAAAGCACGCGCCTTTGTCGCTGTGAGAAAGGAAGGTGTCGTCTCCGGGGTCGAGACCGCCGCCCGCGTTTTCGCCACGGTGGATCCCTCCCTGGATGTGGAAATCCTCATCCACGACGGCAGCAAGGTCGCCTCGGGAGCACTGCTTATCCGGGTGGAAGGCTCCGCCCGCTCCATCCTGACCGCGGAACGGACCGCGCTCAATTTCCTCCAACGCCTCAGCGGGGTGGCCACCATGACTGCCCGCTATGTCGAGGAGGTCCGCGGCACGAATGCCCGCATCCTGGACACGCGCAAGACCACTCCCGGCTTCCGCCTGCTGGAAAAGAAAGCCGTCGCGGACGGTGGCGGCACGAACCACCGCATCGGCCTCTACGACCGGGCGATGGTGAAAGACAACCACCTCGTGGCGGAGGGCGGACCTGCCGTGATCCAGGCCGCGATCCACAAGCTCCGCGAGGAAAGGCCGGGCGTCGAGGTCGAGCTGGAGGCGGACAGCCTGGAGCAGGTCCGCACCTTCCTCTCCATGGATGGCGTGGACCACATCCTGCTGGACAACATGACCCTCTCCCAGCTCCGCGAAGCGGTGGAGGCACGCGGTGAAAGCCACAAGCCGTTCCTGGAAGCCAGCGGGGGCGTCACCCTGGCCACCCTGCGGGACATCGCGGAAACAGGCGTGGACTTCATCTCCGTCGGAGCCGTTACCCACTCCGCGCCCTCGCTCGACGTAGGCCTCGATTTCACTCCGGTCTGA
- a CDS encoding secondary thiamine-phosphate synthase enzyme YjbQ, whose protein sequence is MAAHTARFSLSTRGKGTVEITGQVESIVAASGIRNGTVTVFVRHTSASLVIMENADPSARRDLEKFFDHLVPENTPWFIHTAEGPDDMPSHIRMALTRTSEVIPIMDGRMVLGTWQGIFLFEHRRAPHHREIAVAVVGE, encoded by the coding sequence ATGGCCGCGCACACCGCCAGGTTCAGCCTCTCCACCCGGGGAAAGGGAACGGTCGAGATCACCGGTCAGGTGGAGTCCATCGTCGCCGCTTCCGGCATCCGCAACGGCACGGTCACCGTCTTCGTCAGGCACACCAGCGCCAGTCTGGTTATCATGGAGAACGCCGATCCCAGCGCCCGCAGGGATCTGGAGAAATTCTTCGACCACCTGGTGCCGGAGAACACCCCTTGGTTCATCCACACCGCGGAAGGCCCGGATGACATGCCCAGCCATATCCGGATGGCGCTCACCCGCACCAGCGAGGTCATCCCCATCATGGATGGCCGCATGGTCCTCGGCACCTGGCAGGGCATCTTCCTCTTCGAGCACCGCCGTGCGCCCCACCACCGGGAGATCGCCGTCGCCGTGGTCGGTGAGTGA
- a CDS encoding zinc-binding alcohol dehydrogenase family protein encodes MRAIGARQYLPASDPLCLVEFETAKPTPGPLDLLVKISAVGVNPVDTKVRKLIGDGPLDAPKILGWDAAGTVEAVGPLVTDFSPGDEVFYAGDVTRPGSNAEYQLVDQRIAAKKPASFSFAQAAALPLVTITAWELLFERMGVDPDGKDAGKALLIINGAGGVGSAMIPLAKRAGLIVHATASRPETREWCVKLGADHILNHREPLRPQAEEAGVTEYPFIANLFDTDGYWQITADLLAPLGALGLIVENQHPIQIGNPFRLKSPRIVWEYMFSRSKFQTPDMKRQGEVLASIAALADAGQFPDLANRIFGSITPETLREAHAAMESGTAVGKWVLENF; translated from the coding sequence ATGAGAGCCATCGGCGCACGCCAGTATCTGCCCGCTTCCGATCCCCTTTGCCTGGTCGAATTTGAGACCGCGAAACCGACTCCCGGACCGCTCGACCTGCTGGTGAAAATCTCCGCCGTGGGCGTGAACCCGGTGGACACGAAGGTGCGCAAGCTCATCGGCGACGGACCTCTCGATGCCCCGAAGATCCTCGGCTGGGACGCCGCCGGAACGGTGGAAGCGGTCGGCCCGCTGGTGACCGACTTCTCCCCGGGGGATGAAGTGTTCTACGCCGGGGATGTCACCCGCCCGGGGTCGAATGCGGAATACCAGCTCGTGGACCAGCGCATCGCAGCGAAGAAGCCGGCCTCATTCAGCTTCGCCCAGGCGGCGGCCCTGCCGCTCGTCACCATCACCGCGTGGGAACTCCTGTTCGAGCGGATGGGCGTTGACCCGGACGGAAAGGATGCGGGCAAGGCGCTGCTCATCATCAACGGAGCGGGCGGAGTGGGCTCCGCCATGATCCCGCTGGCCAAGCGCGCGGGCCTCATCGTCCACGCCACCGCCTCCCGCCCGGAGACCCGCGAATGGTGCGTGAAGCTGGGCGCCGACCACATCCTCAACCACCGCGAGCCGCTCCGCCCCCAGGCGGAGGAGGCCGGTGTGACGGAGTATCCGTTCATCGCGAACCTCTTCGACACCGACGGCTACTGGCAGATCACCGCCGACCTGCTCGCCCCACTCGGTGCGCTCGGCCTCATCGTGGAAAACCAGCACCCCATCCAGATCGGGAATCCCTTCCGCCTGAAAAGCCCGCGCATCGTCTGGGAATACATGTTCTCCCGTTCGAAATTCCAAACCCCGGACATGAAGCGGCAGGGAGAGGTCCTCGCCTCCATCGCCGCGCTCGCGGACGCGGGACAGTTCCCTGACCTCGCCAACCGCATCTTCGGCAGCATCACCCCCGAAACACTCCGCGAGGCGCATGCTGCCATGGAGTCCGGCACCGCCGTCGGAAAGTGGGTGCTCGAAAACTTCTGA
- a CDS encoding AEC family transporter — protein sequence MISPGAVIISVLPVYLLIFTGALLRKARILKAEHDDGVMRVIYNVLYPCFILDKILGHEVLRSGPTIAWGMGLGFTIPLLGVGLGWCVARLFGFQRGTGLRTFAIASGIQNFGFTAIPVVQILWGGGALAVMFIHNIGVEIAIWTVCVMIMSGDRGFTLKKLLNGPVVAVATGLLLVALGLDTKITGPAREAMAMLGIGSFPLAILITGASMADLIASERPSLKMITASVVVRIILAPLLILAAAKFLPIPSELRQVLVVQAAMPAALSTVLLARLYNGRPAVAVQVIIATTIVSIGSLPWIITWGCQWVGLKPLLP from the coding sequence GTGATCTCTCCCGGTGCCGTCATCATCTCCGTGCTGCCGGTGTACCTGCTCATTTTCACCGGAGCCCTGTTGAGGAAGGCCCGTATCCTGAAGGCGGAGCATGATGATGGTGTGATGCGCGTGATCTACAACGTGCTCTACCCCTGCTTCATCCTCGACAAGATCCTCGGCCATGAGGTGCTGCGCAGCGGGCCGACCATCGCCTGGGGTATGGGCCTGGGATTCACCATCCCGTTGCTGGGTGTGGGTCTCGGTTGGTGCGTGGCACGCCTCTTCGGCTTCCAGCGCGGGACCGGTCTGCGCACCTTCGCCATCGCATCCGGCATCCAGAACTTCGGCTTCACCGCCATCCCCGTCGTTCAGATCCTGTGGGGCGGCGGCGCGCTGGCCGTCATGTTCATCCACAACATCGGCGTGGAGATCGCCATCTGGACGGTCTGCGTGATGATCATGAGCGGCGACCGCGGCTTCACGCTGAAGAAGCTGCTCAACGGCCCGGTGGTCGCCGTCGCCACCGGCTTGCTGCTGGTGGCACTGGGACTGGACACGAAGATCACCGGCCCCGCACGGGAGGCGATGGCCATGCTGGGCATCGGCAGCTTTCCTCTGGCCATCCTCATCACCGGAGCTTCCATGGCGGACCTCATCGCCAGCGAGCGACCTTCTCTGAAGATGATCACCGCCTCCGTGGTGGTGCGGATCATCCTCGCCCCGCTGCTCATCCTGGCCGCAGCGAAGTTCCTGCCCATCCCCTCTGAATTGCGCCAGGTGCTGGTGGTGCAGGCCGCCATGCCCGCCGCCCTCAGCACGGTCCTGCTGGCACGCCTCTACAACGGGAGGCCGGCCGTCGCCGTCCAGGTCATCATTGCCACCACCATCGTCAGCATCGGTTCGTTGCCATGGATCATCACCTGGGGCTGCCAGTGGGTGGGTCTGAAACCTTTGTTGCCATAG
- a CDS encoding peptide chain release factor-like protein, which translates to MAALGITEDNLLEKFVHGSGAGGQKINKTSNCVFLKHLPSGVAIKCQIDRSREMNRFLARRELCEQLEMIRDGKAVAKTQAIEKMRRQKRQRSRRSKQRSVADKRILSQKKSLRRPPSD; encoded by the coding sequence ATGGCCGCGCTCGGCATCACGGAGGACAACCTTCTTGAGAAATTCGTCCACGGCTCCGGCGCCGGCGGGCAGAAGATCAACAAGACCTCCAACTGCGTTTTCCTGAAACACCTGCCGAGTGGAGTGGCCATCAAATGCCAGATCGACCGTTCACGGGAGATGAACCGCTTCCTCGCCCGCCGTGAACTGTGCGAGCAACTGGAGATGATCCGTGACGGGAAAGCCGTGGCGAAGACCCAGGCCATCGAAAAGATGCGCCGCCAGAAACGCCAGCGTTCCCGGCGTTCCAAGCAACGCTCCGTCGCGGACAAGCGGATCCTCTCGCAGAAGAAATCCCTCCGGCGCCCCCCTTCCGATTGA